Within the Halorhabdus rudnickae genome, the region CGTCGTGACGTACTGCTCGATGGACTCGACAACATGAGCCTGGAAACCCCGAAGCCACGGGGTGCGTTTTACGCAATGCCGAAGGTTCCGGAGGGGTGGGTCGACGAAGTGATTGACCGCGGCGTCGTGGTCGTCCCTGGCGAGGCATTCGGCGACGGCGGCGAAGGCTACGCGCGGATCTCCTATGCGACCGATATGGAGCAGTTGAAGGAGGCGATCGAGATCATGCGCGAGACGACGGCAGCACTGGATTGATAACGCAGGTCGATCCACGGAGTCGCGACGAACCTGGGCGGAAATTGGAAGAGTGTCGGCATGGAGTGGGTCCACTCTCGGTATAAATGTTGAAAAACCTACTTTTGTCCACACCACCCAGCCGTGTCTGTGCGGTGACGCACGGACCCACCAATGACAGCTGACGACCAGTCATCGACCGGACGCACAGATTCACCACTCCTCACGCGGCGCACCTTCGTTGCCGGGGCTGGTGGCACACTCCTTGGCGCGGGTGTTCTCGGCTCGGCAGCGGCACAAATGGACGATGGGCCGACGATGCGGTCGTTCACCGTCACCATCGAGAACGTTTCGACGCCCGAGACGCTGGAGACGACTGCCGACGGCGACGCGGCCACCCAGCCCGTCCCACTCGCACCGGGAGCATACGCCGTTCACACGAGCGACGAGCCGATGTTTTCGATGGGGGAATCACCCCGCCACAACGGACTCCAGGCGCTGGCCGAGGACGGCAAGCCCGGGACGCTGGCCGAACACCTCTCGATGCGTGAGACTGTGTCCGATAGCGGGACGGTTACGACACCTGTGGGGGCCGACGGTCCCGGGCCGCTGACGCCGGGCAATCGCTACGAATTCACGGTTCACGCCGAGAGCGGTCAGCCTGCCACATACCTCTCGCTGGCGACGATGTTCGTCCCATCGAACGACCTGTTCTACGCGCTGGGCGGGCCGGACGGAGCGATGTTGTTTGACGATGGGCAGCCACTGTCGGGGGACGTGACCGACATGGTGACGCTGTACGACGCCGGGACGGAGATCAACGAGGAGCCGGGCGTCGGTGAGAACCAGCCACAGCGCCAGCGCGGAGCGGGCGCGGGACTCGTCGAGCGTGGCACTGTCGCGCCGGTCGACGAGATTGCAGGGCACGAGTACCCGGCCGTCTCGGACGTGCTCAGCGTGTCCGTCACGCCAGCCGACACCACCGATGACGACATGTGAGACTCGCGAGGACGCACCCGCTGGAGGACACTGGCCGCGACGATCGCGCCGAGCGAGCGACGGAACACGGCACGCGTCTCCGCGATAGCCGGGTACTATAAGCCAGCCGGCCGGACAGGGCGTGTGCAATGGAGAAGGCGCTGTGGTACCTGCTCACCGCGACGCGGGGCGGCGAGAACCGCGCCCGGCTCATCCGCGCCCTCTCCGATCGACCGATGAACGCAAACAAACTCGCCGACGAACTCGACGTCGAATACAAAACCGTGCGCCACCATCTCGACGCCCTCGCCGAGCACGGGGTCGTCGAACCCGGTGACGCCGACTACGCGAAGCTGTATTTCCTGACCGACCGGTTCGAACAACACCGCGACACGTTCGAGGACATAACGGAGCGGATCGACTGATGGCGATGGGACCACTCATCACGGCCGCAAGCGCGCTCGCGGCACTGAACCTCCTGCTGTTGCTCCCGCTGCTCGTCGTCTGGATCCGCAACTACGCGACGTTCCGGACGGGACTCGTGGCCGGATTGCTTGCGTTCGCCGTCGCGATGGTACTCGAGAACGCCATCGCGCTGTACTTCTTCCTCTCGATGCACAGTTTCTACGCCGGGGACCCGCACGTCCAGCAAGCTGTGCTGGTGATGCGCTCGATCCAGTTCGTCGGGATCGCGATCCTATCGTACGTGACGGTGCGGTAGCGACGGTGATCAGGGCGTCTCACTCCCGTCTCGATCGACTCCGTCAGCGATTGCCTGGCACCGATCGATCCACTCCGTCTGAAACGTCGCCGGCCCGACGACGCGACCAGCCAGATCCGGGACGCGTTCGATCCCCTCCCGTTCACACCACGCGATACACGCCCGATAGACTGAGAGATCGCACTCGTCAGCGAGTTCCTCGTCTTCGACGATCGAAAGTCGGTCGCTCCCGGTGAGATACGCGACGAACGCCCGCGTGTGGCCGTCCGTCAAGTACTGGTCGCCCTCGAACTCGTACACTGGCAGGGGATCGGGCTCGAAGACCTCTCCCTCGACCCGTTCGGCGACGGTTGCGAC harbors:
- a CDS encoding histone acetyltransferase, whose translation is MTDETVSVEALRPSQCYVNAAKVATVAERVEGEVFEPDPLPVYEFEGDQYLTDGHTRAFVAYLTGSDRLSIVEDEELADECDLSVYRACIAWCEREGIERVPDLAGRVVGPATFQTEWIDRCQAIADGVDRDGSETP
- a CDS encoding spondin domain-containing protein — its product is MTADDQSSTGRTDSPLLTRRTFVAGAGGTLLGAGVLGSAAAQMDDGPTMRSFTVTIENVSTPETLETTADGDAATQPVPLAPGAYAVHTSDEPMFSMGESPRHNGLQALAEDGKPGTLAEHLSMRETVSDSGTVTTPVGADGPGPLTPGNRYEFTVHAESGQPATYLSLATMFVPSNDLFYALGGPDGAMLFDDGQPLSGDVTDMVTLYDAGTEINEEPGVGENQPQRQRGAGAGLVERGTVAPVDEIAGHEYPAVSDVLSVSVTPADTTDDDM
- a CDS encoding winged helix-turn-helix domain-containing protein, with translation MEKALWYLLTATRGGENRARLIRALSDRPMNANKLADELDVEYKTVRHHLDALAEHGVVEPGDADYAKLYFLTDRFEQHRDTFEDITERID